A portion of the Burkholderia sp. GAS332 genome contains these proteins:
- a CDS encoding Formylglycine-generating enzyme, required for sulfatase activity, contains SUMF1/FGE domain, producing MMSSGKHGPETAARSTGTPLATPAPTTRYRKLLLWGVLLVMLPACVGAAVSWAMTSHSQPHPQVVYGDGTHGPRGMAWVPGGQFLMGSDSKQAQPNERPAHKVRVHGFWMDRHHVTNAEFRKFIEATGYVTTAEKKPDWDTLKVQLPPDTPRPPDSAMVAGAMVFVGTNHPVPLEDYSQWWRYVPGANWRHPTGPDSNIIGKDDHPVVQVSYEDAQAYAKWAGKRLPTEAEWEFAARGGLEQATYAWGNQFAPDGKQMANVWQGQEPQAFPVVSPKAGGALGTSPVGTFPANGYGLSDMTGNAWQWVADWYRADQFRREAVSTSVIDNPVGPRDSWDPADQGVPVDAPKRVTRGGSFLCNEAYCLSYRPSARRGTDPYNSMSHLGFRLVMDEDTWKQPLARQESARAAGADGS from the coding sequence CCGCTATCGCAAACTTCTCCTGTGGGGCGTGCTTCTCGTCATGCTTCCTGCATGCGTGGGCGCGGCGGTTAGCTGGGCGATGACCTCACATAGCCAACCTCACCCGCAAGTCGTCTATGGCGACGGAACGCATGGCCCACGCGGCATGGCCTGGGTTCCTGGCGGCCAGTTCCTGATGGGCAGCGATTCAAAGCAGGCACAGCCCAATGAACGCCCTGCCCACAAGGTGCGCGTGCACGGCTTCTGGATGGACCGTCATCACGTGACTAACGCCGAATTCCGCAAATTCATCGAAGCCACCGGCTACGTCACTACCGCCGAAAAGAAACCCGATTGGGACACCCTGAAAGTCCAGTTGCCGCCCGACACGCCGCGTCCGCCTGACAGCGCAATGGTGGCCGGCGCCATGGTGTTCGTTGGCACCAACCACCCTGTCCCGCTCGAAGACTATTCGCAATGGTGGCGCTATGTGCCCGGTGCGAATTGGCGTCACCCCACCGGGCCGGACAGCAACATCATCGGCAAAGACGATCACCCGGTCGTTCAGGTTTCCTACGAAGACGCACAGGCCTATGCGAAATGGGCCGGCAAGCGCCTGCCTACCGAAGCCGAATGGGAGTTCGCCGCGCGCGGCGGGCTCGAGCAGGCCACTTACGCGTGGGGCAATCAGTTCGCGCCGGACGGCAAGCAGATGGCCAACGTCTGGCAAGGTCAGGAGCCGCAGGCGTTCCCGGTGGTCAGTCCGAAGGCGGGCGGCGCACTCGGCACGAGTCCGGTCGGCACTTTTCCCGCCAACGGCTATGGGCTGTCGGACATGACCGGCAACGCCTGGCAGTGGGTGGCCGACTGGTATCGCGCCGACCAGTTCCGGCGTGAAGCGGTGAGCACCAGCGTGATCGACAACCCGGTTGGCCCGCGCGATTCGTGGGACCCGGCCGACCAGGGCGTACCGGTGGACGCCCCCAAGCGCGTCACGCGCGGCGGCTCCTTCCTCTGCAATGAAGCCTACTGCCTGAGCTACCGTCCGAGCGCGCGGCGCGGCACCGACCCCTACAACAGCATGTCGCATCTCGGCTTTCGCCTCGTGATGGACGAAGACACCTGGAAGCAACCGCTTGCACGTCAGGAGTCGGCCCGCGCAGCAGGTGCAGACGGAAGCTAG
- a CDS encoding Phosphoserine phosphatase, translating into MQSCRQSTESHRAAGSIRPAFRSAFSVALVALGVALCAAGCTTSASTTAAPPAAVSAAAALPSWRDGRAKQTIQKFVADVTREGSPNYVPPAERIAVFDNDGTLWSEQPLYFQFAFMLDQVKAAAPKHPEWKNNPAFKALVAKDYGALAGLQKQVLQLVAVANSGMTVDEYDKTIRNWLATARHPKFNRPFTELVYQPQLELLAYLRANGFKTFIVSGGTIEFMRPWVEQAYGIPPEQVIGSSQVVQYQMHDGQGTLVRQPKIDFVDDGPGKPVGIYRSIGRKPILAFGNSDGDLQMLQYTASGSGPHLALLVHHDDAVREFAYDRTSKIGKLDKAWDEAIADGWTVVSMKDDWQTIYPAPKQ; encoded by the coding sequence ATGCAGTCATGCCGTCAATCAACGGAGTCGCACCGTGCCGCGGGTTCGATCCGCCCTGCGTTCAGGTCGGCGTTCAGTGTTGCCCTGGTCGCGCTCGGTGTCGCGCTGTGCGCCGCCGGTTGCACAACGTCTGCCAGCACGACCGCAGCGCCGCCGGCGGCAGTCAGTGCGGCCGCCGCGCTGCCATCCTGGCGTGACGGACGGGCTAAGCAGACGATCCAGAAATTCGTCGCCGACGTCACCCGCGAAGGCTCGCCGAACTACGTACCGCCTGCTGAGCGCATCGCCGTGTTCGACAACGACGGCACGCTATGGAGCGAGCAGCCGCTGTACTTCCAGTTCGCGTTCATGCTCGACCAGGTGAAAGCGGCGGCGCCGAAGCATCCCGAGTGGAAGAACAATCCGGCCTTCAAGGCCTTGGTCGCCAAAGACTACGGCGCGTTGGCGGGTCTGCAGAAACAGGTGCTGCAACTGGTCGCCGTCGCCAATAGCGGCATGACCGTGGACGAGTACGACAAAACCATCCGCAACTGGCTGGCCACCGCGCGGCATCCGAAATTCAATCGCCCCTTCACTGAACTCGTCTATCAACCGCAACTGGAGTTGCTCGCCTACCTGCGCGCCAACGGCTTCAAGACCTTCATCGTGTCGGGCGGCACCATCGAATTCATGCGGCCGTGGGTCGAGCAGGCGTACGGCATTCCGCCCGAGCAGGTGATCGGCTCGAGCCAGGTCGTGCAGTACCAGATGCATGACGGTCAGGGCACGCTGGTACGCCAGCCAAAAATCGATTTCGTCGACGACGGTCCCGGCAAACCGGTCGGCATCTATCGGAGCATCGGCCGCAAGCCCATTCTCGCGTTCGGCAATTCGGACGGCGATCTGCAGATGCTGCAGTACACCGCCTCCGGCAGCGGCCCGCACCTCGCCTTGCTGGTGCATCACGACGACGCCGTGCGTGAATTCGCCTACGACCGCACCTCGAAGATCGGCAAGCTCGACAAGGCGTGGGACGAAGCGATCGCCGACGGCTGGACCGTGGTCAGCATGAAGGACGACTGGCAAACCATCTATCCCGCGCCGAAGCAATAG
- a CDS encoding arylsulfatase encodes MSMFLRKGRYAAGATVVALAAFAALVFPSINAPAQTPAPAKPAATSAPPPAAKTSAKPNILVIFGDDIGQANISAYTRGVVGYRTPNIDRIANEGMIFTDYYAENSCTAGRSSFITGQTPLRTGLSKVGAPGAPVGLQKGDITIAQALKPLGYATGQFGKNHLGDKNEYLPTNHGFDEFYGNLYHLNAEEEPERPYWPKDKNDPYVKNFSPRGVIHSTSDGKVQDTGPLTAKRMETIDDETGAHAEEFIRKQVKTGTPFFVWMNYTRMHVFTHVRPEFRGKSGMAGNEYADGMWEHDQDVGKLLKLLDDLNISKNTIVIYTTDNGPNQFSWPDAATTPFRSEKDSNWEGAFRVPAMVRWPGHIKPGETSNQLFSGLDWFPTLLAAAGDGGVKDRLLKGWAPKAGGTSFKNHLDGYNQLPFLTGQTTKDPRTEFYYFDDDGQLVAMRWDQDGTAWKAVFCEQRAKGNLDIWQDPLICLRLPKLFNLRMDPYERADITSDQYNDWVTKNVYLNGIATLKASTFLQTFVDYPPSQRPASFSVDGVRKQVDKKIDESFKKRGLE; translated from the coding sequence ATGAGCATGTTCCTGAGAAAGGGCCGCTACGCAGCCGGGGCGACAGTCGTCGCGCTTGCTGCGTTCGCTGCCCTGGTTTTTCCATCCATAAACGCGCCCGCACAGACGCCAGCGCCGGCCAAACCCGCGGCCACCAGCGCACCACCGCCGGCCGCCAAAACGTCCGCAAAGCCCAACATTCTCGTGATTTTCGGCGACGACATCGGACAGGCGAATATCAGCGCCTATACGCGTGGCGTGGTGGGCTACAGGACGCCGAATATCGATCGCATCGCGAATGAAGGCATGATCTTCACGGACTATTACGCCGAGAACAGTTGTACGGCGGGGCGTTCGTCCTTCATCACCGGCCAGACTCCGCTGCGCACCGGGTTATCCAAAGTCGGCGCGCCCGGCGCACCGGTCGGTCTGCAAAAAGGCGACATCACCATCGCCCAGGCGCTCAAGCCGCTCGGCTACGCGACCGGCCAGTTCGGCAAGAACCACCTTGGCGACAAGAACGAGTACCTGCCGACCAATCACGGTTTCGACGAGTTCTACGGCAACCTGTACCACCTGAATGCCGAGGAAGAACCCGAGCGTCCGTACTGGCCGAAGGACAAGAACGACCCGTACGTGAAAAACTTCTCGCCGCGCGGGGTGATTCATAGCACCTCCGACGGCAAGGTCCAGGATACGGGTCCGCTGACCGCCAAACGCATGGAAACCATCGATGACGAAACCGGTGCGCATGCGGAAGAGTTCATCCGCAAGCAGGTCAAGACCGGCACGCCGTTCTTCGTCTGGATGAACTACACGCGCATGCACGTGTTCACGCACGTTCGCCCTGAATTCAGGGGCAAGAGCGGCATGGCCGGCAATGAATACGCCGATGGGATGTGGGAGCACGATCAGGATGTCGGTAAGCTGCTCAAGCTGCTGGACGATCTGAACATCTCCAAAAACACCATCGTCATTTACACGACCGACAACGGACCGAATCAGTTCTCGTGGCCGGATGCTGCCACCACCCCGTTCCGCAGCGAGAAAGACTCCAACTGGGAAGGTGCGTTTCGTGTGCCGGCGATGGTGAGATGGCCTGGGCATATCAAGCCGGGCGAGACGTCCAACCAGCTGTTCTCGGGCCTCGACTGGTTCCCAACGCTGCTCGCCGCAGCGGGCGACGGCGGCGTCAAGGACCGGCTCCTGAAGGGTTGGGCGCCCAAGGCGGGGGGCACGAGTTTCAAGAATCACCTCGACGGTTATAACCAGTTGCCCTTCCTGACAGGACAGACAACCAAGGACCCGCGCACCGAGTTCTACTATTTCGACGATGACGGACAATTGGTCGCCATGCGCTGGGATCAGGACGGGACTGCCTGGAAAGCGGTGTTCTGCGAGCAGCGTGCCAAGGGCAATCTGGACATCTGGCAGGACCCGCTCATCTGCCTGCGGTTGCCCAAGCTGTTCAACCTGCGCATGGATCCCTATGAACGGGCGGACATCACCTCCGATCAGTACAACGACTGGGTGACGAAAAACGTCTACCTGAACGGCATCGCGACATTGAAAGCGTCGACGTTCCTGCAGACCTTCGTCGACTATCCGCCAAGCCAGCGGCCCGCGAGCTTCAGCGTGGACGGTGTGCGCAAGCAGGTCGACAAGAAGATCGACGAGTCCTTCAAGAAGCGTGGACTCGAGTAA